In the genome of Anas platyrhynchos isolate ZD024472 breed Pekin duck chromosome 23, IASCAAS_PekinDuck_T2T, whole genome shotgun sequence, one region contains:
- the LOC139999369 gene encoding uncharacterized protein, giving the protein MPLFGKIIVIKRNGTDGIHFPLTASSCLFGRRTECDIRIQLPQVSKEHCKIEVNENEEAILTNLSTVNPTQLNGSCFQQPVPLKHGDVLTIIDRSFRFEYPLQSSPRKRRSRSPKDETRQVLHVQQVAEVELLHKQTSGSKRSSDHSECKEQNADENKQSTEENMSKALPVKLQTPKSSYKIKQSTRKQTEMSPFSKLYETLKHEIKVKKTLQGGNVPEKAGKEGGKGALQEPSAQIASSCDHVSPTEEKEIGISENNEEYKMKQEVISSELNQISMVGSATKKCFTRSPRTSVSKEMTKSILRRSNLQDHKEESTPGKSKGTEVPAKTPKPSKENDRNAACLLQPCSIERLGYADEVKIYNSAITAEKIAQTTNMTNVSEVDKHVMSTPTPRRKSPRSCFMSPTNEATGVDSVNIGTPTARGDVLLEHKSFSEISAEIQREDSVCRNDSLQQQPLAENKCINQRRNSKQHTPRKLGKVEVLKEICDQTNVDSKKRDSESPASNSKSPRRNVRQSKEFVNKSIHSETPTSGEITSELTSPASQKSGSGRKRGRPRTSEL; this is encoded by the exons ATGCCGCTCTTCgggaaaataattgtaattaaaCGCAATGGGACCGATGGAATTCACTTTCCACTCACTGCAAGTTCTTGTTTATTTGGAAG GAGAACAGAATGTGACATCCGCATCCAGTTGCCTCAGGTCTCAAAAGAACATTGTAAAattgaagtaaatgaaaacGAGGAG gcaATCTTGACAAATTTAAGTACAGTAAATCCTACGCAGCTGAACGGTAGCTGTTTTCAGCAACCTGTACCTCTGAAGCACGGAGATGTGTTAACTATTATTGATCGTTCTTTCAG GTTTGAATATCCTCTCCAATCATCTCCAAGAAAAAGGCGTTCCAGATCTCCAAAAGATGAAACGCGGCAG GTTCTTCATGTTCAGCAGGTGGCAGAAGTGGAGTTATTACATAAGCAAACTTCAGGATCTAAAAGATCTTCAG ATCATTCTGAGtgcaaagaacaaaatgctgatgaaaataaacaaagtacAGAGGAAAATATGTCCAAAGCCTTACCAGTTAAGCTACAAACACCTAAATCTTCATATAAGATAAAACAATCTACtagaaagcaaactgaaatgtcTCCCTTTAGTAAACTCTATGAAACGCTGAAACATGagattaaagtgaaaaaaactcTGCAAGGAGGAAATGTACctgaaaaagctggaaaagaagGTGGTAAGGGTGCCCTGCAGGAACCAAGTGCTCAAATCGCATCAAGTTGTGATCATGTAAGCcctactgaagaaaaagaaattggcataagtgaaaataatgaagaatataaaatgaaacaagaagtaATTAGTTCAGAACTTAATCAAATCTCAATGGTAGGAAGTGCTACCAAGAAATGTTTTACCAGAAGTCCGCGAACTTCTGTTTCAAAGGAGATGACAAAAAGTATTCTCAGGAGAAGTAACTTGCAAGATCATAAGGAAGAAAGTACACCAGGTAAATCTAAAGGCACTGAAGTTCCAGCCAAAACACCCAAACCCAGTAAGGAGAATGACAGAAATGCAGCATGTctgctgcagccatgctccATAGAACGCTTGGGTTATGCAGATGAGGTGAAAATCTACAACTCTGCaataacagcagagaaaatagcACAGACAACAAACATGACAAACGTTTCTGAAGTAGACAAACATGTTATGTCTACACCAACCCCCAGAAGGAAGAGTCCTCGATCTTGTTTCATGTCACCTACCAACGAAGCTACTGGGGTGGATTCTGTAAATATTGGTACTCCGACAGCTCGAGGAGATGTGTTGTTGGAACAcaaatctttttcagaaatttcagctgaaattcaaAGGGAAGATTCAGTGTGCAGAAATGATAGCCTCCAACAACagcctttggcagaaaataaatgcataaaccaGAGACGAAACAGTAAACAACATACACCAAGAAAATTGGGGAAAGTAGAAGTGCTGAAAGAAATCTGTGATCAGACAAATGTAGATTCAAAAAAGAGAGATTCTGAGTCTCCTGCTTCTAATTCCAAGAGTCCCAGAAGAAATGTCAGACAAAGTAAAGaatttgtaaacaaaagcaTCCATTCAGAGACACCAACTTCAGGAGAGATAACATCAGAACTGACATCTCCTGCTAGTCAGAAATCTGgctctggaagaaaaaggggTAGGCCGAGAACCTCTGAACTGTGA
- the LOC139999370 gene encoding uncharacterized protein — protein sequence MNVSDLLAEEESGNTKRVSQKRKSGDLLPQPLGKRKRLSFGGHLSPELFDKSLPPNSPLKRGAIPARLSLPFGGSPRAVLKKAQGLKHFAVQELSVCLQKEKMSPEKLPAQTPPAASSPDSGKATPQLPTGSPAPYTKGRFSVSHITTPSPIAEEQNGVAKDMNTGEKNGALEKTPKSNGVSQDDKTSMATPNNLTRSSRRSMKTPMKRRSGAVAVISSKRRSGASTANLLGLFQQLTLI from the exons ATGAATGTTTCTGACCTGTTGGCTGAAGAAGAATCAG GTAACACAAAAAGAGTGTCTCAGAAGAGGAAGAGCGGTGATCTGTTACCTCAGCCTTTAGGCAAGCGAAAAAGATTGTCTTTTGGTGGTCATCTAAGTCCGGAACTCTTTGACAAAAGTTTGCCTCCCAACTCACCCCTTAAACGAGGTGCGATTCCTGCAAGGCTGAGCTTACCGTTTGGAGGCTCCCCACGCGCAGTGCTGAAAAAGGCTCAGGGGCTGAAGCACTTTGCAGTCCAG gaactttctgtatgtttgcaaaaagaaaaaatgtcaccaGAAAAATTGCCAGCCCAGACGCCCCCAGCTGCCTCTTCCCCTGACTCTGGAAAAGCAACACCGCAGCTTCCTACAGGCTCTCCAGCACCTTACACAAAAGGGCGTTTCTCTGTTTCGCACATCACAACACCATCACCAATTGCAGAAGAGCAGAACGGTGTTGCAAAAGATATGAATACAGGGGAGAAAAATGGTGCCCTAGAGAAAACACCTAAATCTAATGGTGTTAGCCAAGATGATAAAACCTCGATGGCAACACCTAACAACTTAACAAGAAGTTCACGACGTAGTATGAAGACTCCCATGAAGAGGAGGAGTGGTGCTGTAGCAGTTATCAGTTCAAAAAGAAGAAGCGGTGCCTCTACTGCCAACTTACTAGGTTTGTTTCAGCAGTTAACTTTAATATGA